A window of Myxococcus virescens contains these coding sequences:
- a CDS encoding tetratricopeptide repeat protein, with product MSYFNLPSGSGIEYPRSGRLLGEAAELLRLKGFLRNAEDFSYKTAQRVFDDDVAVAREKFDAVLKTLVEAMFPAALVPTDVLPATEFEPVAWALAVTREAAERWDELAALMNSLSFPITEKRDAPIPFLRLYTLDAGIRWGAYQVLRIEHGQQPTFRPVWIERDVFRRVMNKLGGKSVTVAKLAKLARVSKNTMDSWRTGKSEPSNENLAFLSDALAVKAGVPAEELNARLRLAAGAAACRSRLAGLIGEERLSDFIKAFETTARLTSDVLLTVDLGRTERRGKLLDIIHRGAHSQLGQMLCDRLAEKARFHQEVMNDLLALPGPWHNRLNAWAKQLGTIPFAGEPIAKELRIPAKKAQQMMPFIREMLLRMGSYDAQPPEGAHVVTLSGPPEFKARNRASQAGDAFSRGDLRSAIEHMRIAVQWDPSDAGHHYTLGAYLGHTVSPGQHQFLTEALHHCVEAARLAPDLDRPPTEIGIILSNAGRYEDAEEAFAQAEPVASKWDHFHFTRGVNHLFAKRFHAAIPCFRRVLELDPRRVDAAANLVAALESTGLSESDEAVKLRRELDRKTSRWRELIRAPHPV from the coding sequence ATGAGCTACTTCAATCTTCCGAGCGGCTCGGGCATCGAGTACCCGCGAAGTGGCCGACTCCTGGGCGAGGCGGCCGAGCTCCTCCGGCTGAAGGGCTTCCTCCGGAACGCCGAGGACTTCAGCTACAAGACCGCGCAGCGCGTCTTCGATGATGACGTGGCGGTCGCCAGGGAGAAGTTCGACGCGGTGCTGAAAACGCTGGTGGAGGCCATGTTCCCCGCAGCGCTCGTGCCCACGGACGTGCTCCCCGCCACCGAATTCGAGCCGGTTGCCTGGGCTCTCGCGGTGACCCGTGAAGCAGCCGAACGGTGGGACGAGCTCGCGGCGTTGATGAACAGCCTGAGCTTTCCCATCACCGAAAAGCGCGACGCCCCCATCCCGTTCCTGCGCCTCTACACCCTGGATGCGGGCATTCGCTGGGGGGCGTATCAGGTCCTGCGAATCGAGCACGGCCAGCAGCCCACATTCCGCCCCGTCTGGATCGAACGCGATGTCTTCCGCCGCGTGATGAACAAGCTTGGAGGTAAGAGCGTCACGGTGGCCAAGCTGGCGAAGCTGGCGCGCGTCTCCAAGAACACGATGGACTCGTGGCGTACAGGGAAGAGCGAGCCGAGCAACGAGAATCTCGCCTTCCTTTCCGACGCCCTGGCAGTGAAGGCGGGAGTGCCTGCGGAAGAACTGAACGCCCGGCTTCGTCTCGCTGCTGGTGCCGCCGCGTGCCGCTCCCGGCTCGCCGGCCTCATTGGCGAGGAGCGGCTGAGTGACTTCATCAAGGCGTTCGAAACCACGGCGCGCCTGACGAGCGACGTGCTGCTGACCGTGGACCTCGGCCGGACTGAGCGCCGGGGCAAGCTGCTCGATATCATCCACCGCGGCGCCCACTCGCAGCTTGGCCAGATGCTGTGTGACCGTCTGGCCGAAAAGGCACGATTCCATCAGGAGGTCATGAACGATCTGCTTGCCCTCCCGGGACCTTGGCACAACCGCCTGAACGCGTGGGCCAAGCAACTGGGGACGATTCCCTTCGCAGGTGAGCCCATCGCGAAGGAGCTCAGGATTCCCGCCAAGAAGGCCCAGCAGATGATGCCCTTCATCCGCGAGATGCTGTTGCGGATGGGCAGCTACGATGCGCAACCACCCGAGGGAGCCCACGTCGTCACGCTTTCCGGACCGCCGGAATTCAAGGCGCGGAACCGCGCCAGCCAGGCGGGAGATGCGTTCTCCCGAGGAGATCTCCGCTCGGCCATCGAGCACATGCGGATCGCAGTGCAGTGGGACCCCTCGGATGCCGGACATCACTACACGTTGGGGGCCTACCTCGGGCATACGGTCTCACCTGGACAGCACCAGTTCCTGACCGAGGCCCTACACCACTGCGTGGAAGCTGCGCGTCTGGCCCCCGATTTGGACCGGCCTCCGACCGAGATCGGCATCATTCTCTCGAACGCTGGGAGATACGAGGATGCCGAGGAGGCGTTCGCCCAGGCGGAGCCGGTCGCGAGCAAGTGGGACCACTTCCACTTCACTCGAGGAGTGAACCACTTGTTCGCCAAGCGCTTCCACGCGGCCATCCCATGTTTCCGCCGGGTACTCGAGTTGGACCCGAGGCGCGTTGATGCGGCTGCGAACTTGGTAGCAGCGCTCGAAAGCACGGGACTCAGTGAGAGCGATGAAGCAGTCAAGCTCCGCCGCGAACTCGATCGCAAGACCTCCCGCTGGCGCGAGTTGATCCGCGCACCTCACCCGGTCTGA